Proteins from one Acidiphilium multivorum AIU301 genomic window:
- a CDS encoding chemotaxis protein CheW: MNDVMTGGSGARELIAFRVGVQEFCVDIMAVREIRGWTAATVLPQAPGYICGVINLRGAVLPIVDFAVRLGLPRSEPSARHVIIVVQINRQMVGLLVDAVSDILTMNDNAIQPTPDIASDVVKSFVRGLMPVDGRMISLISLDHVLPAVEREAA; this comes from the coding sequence ATGAATGATGTCATGACCGGCGGGTCGGGAGCCCGCGAACTGATTGCCTTCCGTGTCGGCGTCCAGGAATTCTGTGTCGACATCATGGCCGTGCGCGAGATCCGCGGCTGGACCGCGGCGACCGTGCTGCCGCAGGCGCCGGGCTATATCTGCGGGGTGATCAACCTGCGCGGCGCGGTGCTGCCGATCGTCGATTTCGCGGTCCGGCTCGGATTGCCGCGCTCGGAGCCGTCTGCCCGGCACGTGATCATCGTCGTGCAGATCAACCGCCAGATGGTCGGCCTGCTCGTCGATGCCGTGTCCGACATCCTGACGATGAACGACAACGCGATCCAGCCGACGCCGGACATTGCCTCCGACGTCGTCAAGAGCTTCGTGCGCGGGCTGATGCCGGTGGATGGGCGGATGATCAGCCTGATCTCGCTCGATCATGTGCTGCCGGCGGTGGAGCGGGAAGCCGCATGA
- a CDS encoding protein-glutamate methylesterase/protein-glutamine glutaminase, producing the protein MTVRVLIVDDSATMRGVISASLRRDPEIEVVGEAGDPYEARSAIKELNPDVITLDVEMPNMNGLDFLEKIMRLRPTPVIMVSSLTSEGAQVTLQALEAGAFDCVPKPSLGDRHDFDMLGEKVKAAAKTRLRLRPREAAPARPAAVSSAGGFRSDGRLVAIGASTGGVEALIEVLSRFPASCPPTLVVQHMPPSFTRSFADRLNRLCAPVVAEAENGAVVQPGHVYVAPGDAHLEIAGVAGSGRLHCRLHQGERVSGHRPSVDVLFGSFARVMKGRALGVILTGMGRDGAEGLAAMRQSGAETIGQDEASSIVYGMPKAAFEIGAVERQLPLPAIADQIIKSTNLTYREAV; encoded by the coding sequence ATGACGGTTCGCGTTCTGATCGTGGATGATTCGGCGACGATGCGCGGCGTGATTTCCGCCTCGCTCCGGCGCGACCCGGAGATCGAGGTGGTCGGCGAGGCGGGCGATCCCTACGAGGCGCGCAGCGCGATCAAGGAACTCAATCCGGATGTGATCACCCTCGATGTCGAGATGCCCAACATGAACGGGCTCGACTTCCTGGAAAAGATCATGCGGCTGCGGCCGACGCCGGTGATCATGGTGTCCAGCCTGACCTCGGAAGGCGCGCAGGTGACGCTGCAGGCGCTCGAGGCCGGCGCGTTCGACTGCGTGCCGAAGCCGTCCCTGGGTGACCGGCACGATTTCGACATGCTGGGCGAGAAGGTGAAGGCGGCGGCCAAGACGCGGCTGCGGCTGCGGCCGCGCGAGGCGGCGCCGGCGCGGCCGGCGGCGGTCTCGTCGGCCGGCGGGTTCAGGTCCGACGGAAGGCTCGTCGCGATCGGCGCGTCGACCGGCGGCGTCGAGGCGCTGATCGAGGTGCTGTCCCGCTTTCCGGCGAGCTGCCCGCCCACGCTGGTGGTGCAGCACATGCCGCCCTCCTTCACCCGCAGCTTCGCCGACCGGCTGAACCGGCTCTGCGCGCCGGTCGTGGCGGAGGCCGAGAACGGGGCGGTGGTGCAGCCGGGCCATGTCTATGTCGCGCCGGGTGACGCCCATCTCGAAATCGCCGGCGTCGCGGGGTCCGGCCGGCTGCATTGCCGGCTCCATCAGGGCGAGCGGGTCAGCGGCCACCGCCCCTCGGTGGACGTTCTGTTCGGCTCGTTCGCCCGCGTCATGAAGGGGCGGGCCCTGGGGGTCATCCTCACCGGAATGGGCCGGGATGGCGCCGAGGGGCTGGCCGCCATGCGCCAGAGCGGTGCCGAGACGATCGGGCAGGACGAGGCCTCGTCGATCGTCTACGGCATGCCGAAGGCGGCGTTCGAGATCGGCGCGGTGGAGCGGCAGTTGCCGCTGCCGGCGATCGCCGACCAGATCATCAAGAGCACGAATCTTACTTACAGGGAGGCAGTCTGA
- a CDS encoding CheR family methyltransferase gives MNLRPRPRREGDGLIDGAEYVLTREDFRTIARIMREEAGIALPESKATLVYSRLAKRLRTLGLGSFAEYCELVESQQGGAERQEMLGALTTNVTRFFREPHHFEHLRSRILPPLMAHARSGGRVRLWSAACSSGQEPYSIALTVLALLPEAPRFDIRILATDIDRTMLATGRAGLYEASEIAAVPPELRERWFEPANNNSPKFRIAEAARSLVAFRPLNLIGTWPMRGRFNAIFCRNVVIYFDDETQKQVWARMVPLLEEGGALYIGHSERVSGPAERALGNDGITTYRLAGAREMRG, from the coding sequence ATGAATCTGCGCCCCCGACCACGACGGGAGGGAGACGGCCTCATCGACGGGGCGGAATACGTGCTCACGCGCGAGGATTTCCGCACCATCGCCCGGATCATGCGCGAGGAGGCCGGCATCGCGCTGCCCGAATCGAAGGCAACGCTCGTCTATTCCCGGCTGGCGAAACGCCTGCGCACGCTCGGCCTCGGCAGTTTCGCGGAATATTGCGAACTGGTGGAGAGCCAGCAGGGCGGCGCCGAGCGGCAGGAAATGCTGGGCGCGCTGACCACCAACGTGACGCGGTTCTTCCGCGAGCCCCATCATTTCGAGCATCTGCGCAGCCGGATCCTGCCGCCGCTGATGGCCCATGCGCGCAGCGGTGGCCGCGTGCGGCTGTGGTCGGCGGCCTGTTCGAGCGGGCAGGAGCCCTATTCGATCGCGCTGACCGTGCTGGCCCTGCTGCCGGAGGCGCCGCGGTTCGACATCAGGATCCTGGCCACCGATATCGACCGCACAATGCTGGCGACCGGCCGGGCCGGCCTCTATGAGGCGAGCGAGATCGCCGCGGTGCCGCCCGAATTGCGCGAGCGCTGGTTCGAGCCGGCGAACAACAATTCGCCCAAGTTCCGCATTGCCGAGGCCGCGCGGTCGCTCGTCGCGTTCCGGCCCCTGAACCTCATCGGCACCTGGCCGATGCGCGGCCGCTTCAACGCGATCTTCTGCCGCAACGTGGTGATCTATTTCGACGACGAAACGCAAAAACAGGTGTGGGCCCGAATGGTGCCGCTGCTCGAGGAGGGCGGGGCGCTCTATATCGGCCATTCCGAGCGCGTGAGCGGCCCGGCCGAACGCGCCCTCGGCAACGATGGCATCACCACATACCGGCTTGCCGGTGCCCGGGAGATGAGAGGATGA
- a CDS encoding response regulator yields MPLASSLTVLVVDDQQTIRSLARVGLEALGIGEIVEAEDGEEALKLLLTRKTPIHLVISDYNMPKFNGLSLLRAVRAHGPISKTAFIMLTGRADKQMVMTAVEHGVNNYLIKPFTTESLKEKIEAVLGTLT; encoded by the coding sequence ATGCCTTTGGCCAGCTCGTTGACCGTTCTTGTCGTCGACGATCAGCAGACAATACGCAGCCTCGCGCGGGTCGGGCTCGAAGCGCTCGGAATCGGCGAAATCGTCGAGGCCGAGGATGGCGAGGAGGCGCTGAAGCTGCTGCTGACGCGCAAGACGCCGATCCACCTCGTGATCTCGGACTACAACATGCCCAAATTCAACGGGCTCAGCCTGCTGCGGGCGGTGCGCGCGCACGGGCCGATCAGCAAGACAGCCTTCATCATGCTCACCGGCCGCGCGGACAAGCAGATGGTGATGACCGCCGTCGAGCACGGCGTGAACAATTACCTGATCAAGCCGTTCACCACCGAGTCCCTGAAGGAGAAGATCGAAGCCGTGCTCGGGACCCTGACGTGA